The Microcystis aeruginosa NIES-843 sequence CTCTTGCCATAAAGTCTCATTCTTCCTTAAGGCGGCGAAGGCTTCATTCGCTTGAACTAGAAAAACATATCTGCGATAATTTTCGATGGCTTTGTCTAATACTGTTGGGAGCGTATCCCCAGAGGAGTCAACGAGTGCTAACAGCGTTTTGTGAGCAGCCTCACTAATGCTAATTTTTAATTCAGGCATACTTTTCTCTCGTAGCTTGTCTAGGGCTATTGTAGCCAATTGTGTAAGGGCTAACAACCCGGTTGGAGCGGACAGTTGAGAGGCTTTTCGTTGATCGCTATGGTCGATCTGCTGCCGCTCAACCAGAACGTTAGACCGTAGAGATATTGAGTCTTTGCAACTACTTCAGCTCCTCTAATTAGTTTTTATTGCTTCGTTCTATGGCGGTTCTCACACCTGTGTGGCACATTTAAACCTTTGCTGATTAAGCTTTTTAACATCGATAATGTACCTCTTGTGAACAGGAAACGCTATAAAAACTGATTATTTATTCTCCCTTTTGCCTTTTGCCTCTCCTGATATGTAGCCTATACTCAACGGATTTAGTATTAGATAACACCTGTGAATAACGGAGTCGGAGAAGAATTTTTTTCGCCCAATGTCGAAACACTTTCAACTGATGGCGTTTGCTGGGTAAACGCAGTATATAGACAAATCGACGCATTATATCGGCTAATCTACCAGTAATATTAATGCCAAAACTGGAGACAAGGGCTGATTGTTTACCCAGGGTTAACATATCACCTAAATGGAGATAATAATAGGGTTTGAGCGATTTTTTTCTAATCACTGCCGAGATATTTTTGGCTACTACACTGGCTGCTTGATAGGCTGCCTGTGCCGTGGCGGGAACTACTTGTTTACTAGGATAAATTTCGGCTAGATCCCCAAGGGCAAAAACTTCGGGATAGTCGATTAATTGTAAACTGGAACGGGTTAATAATTTGCCTTGTGCTGTTTTCTGACAATCTAAATTATTGATCCAATCTTGTGCTTGGGTTCCTGCTGTCCACAATAATAAATCAATGGGGATAACTTCATTTGTATTATCTTTAAATACGGTTATGGAATTAGCTGCAACTTCCTTTAATCCCGTGTTTAAATAGAGACTAACATTCTTGGCTAAAAGGGAACGATAGGAAGCAACACGCACCGATTTAGGGAAGTTTTGCAGTATTTCCTCGTTCTTTTCCACTAGATGAACTTTGCCCTTTTTTCCTAAACCATCAGCTACCTTACAGGCTAATTCTACCCCATTGGGACCGCCGCCAATAATTGCTAAATTAATTGAGGATTTTCCTTGAGTTTCTAAGTCATGAATTGCCGTTTGTAATTTTTCCACATCCTCTAAACTCCGAAAAGTCAGCCCATAATCGGCTAACCCCGGTATAGCCGGCCAACGATTCCGCACTCCCACCGCTAAAACGAGGTAATCATAATCTATAACTTCCTCATTTTCTAAATATACTCGATGATTGTTTAAGTCAATATTACTGGCTTTTTGAGTTTTTAAATTAACCTTAGTTCCTGTTAATAATTGACGGTAGGAGGGGGCAATTTCCCAGCGTTGCAATTCTCCTGTAATTAGTTCATAGAGAAGGGGAGTAAAGAGAAAATGGTCTTTCGGTTCGACTAAAGTTATTTGCCATTGACCCGATTTTACTGCTGTTAATCGACTCAGATCGAGTGCCGTGTATAACCCTCCAAACCCCCCCCCCAGAATGCAAATCTTAGTTATAGGTTTATTCATGGATTTTTATTCTCAGTTGTGTTTAAGATGGGTTTCAGTTCCGAAACCAATTGTTCTGAACGAATAATTCTCGCCGGGGGCAAAAGATGATAGTGAGTGTCAGCAAAAATAGTAGAATCGGTCTTAATATTCAAGTCTTTTGGGTCATAAATTGTTGGCACAACCCGACTTAATTCTTCGGCAGATTTGCGAATGTTAGCAACGGTTTTACCATCATTTTTTGCATAAACCCAGGGCAAAGAAACCACTAAAGTCGCCCCTTTTGCTTCTAAATCTTTCTTGAGCTTTTCAATCAATTTAATTGAGTGAGGAGAAGCAGGAGTATCAAAGGTCATTTGCCACCATTTCCCCGTTCTTTCCTTAACTATAGTCGGATCACCTGTATTAGTCATTGGATCGGAAAGATAACCCGTCATTCTGCCTTTGGTGAATAAATCAACCATCGATTTAGTGACTGGACGCATACCCGGAATACCTAATAACCAAGTATCCTCGATCATGGTTTTTAAAGGTATCCCACCTAACCCTGGTTTGCCAATAGCGACGCTAAAAGGTGCGGATCCCCAAAGTCCTTCGCCGCGATTAAAACCGTCCTCATCCATGAGCATGAGATATTCAGGAATCAGCAGAATTACGTCTCCTTGGCGCGCTTTTTCGAGAATCATAGCGGCAATGACATTTAAGCCGATGTCCCCCTGTAAACCGAAGTTAACCACCGGCATTCCCAATTCTTTGGCCATTAATTCCGAATTTATGCTATAATGCGCCCCCGATCCCGCCGTGACGATTAAACGCCGCGGTCCTTCGATCTTAGCAGCGATCGCTGATTTTTCCTCGTACATCATCCGCAACCAGCTTAATTCGCCGCCGTAGATGACATTGTAAACAAAGCCGAGGGACCAAGCGACTCCCAGAGAGGCTAACCAGGGGAAAGGGTTAAAGGATTTAGTATTCATCAGAATTCAAAGTAAATAAAGTCACCGGTATTAGTGGAAGCTAGGAGAATAGTTAAACCTAGCAATATTTTAGACAGCCAAGGGGATAACAAGAGTTCATATTCAAATTTTTTCTGGGCAATAGCCAGATGTTCAAGGATTAAAACAATGATACCAAGAACTAAAGCGACGCTTAAAACTGCTCCTTGATTAAGACTATAGGAACTAAAAATTTCCCCGATATTAGCTAAGGAATAATTGAAAGGATTGGCAATAACCAGCATTTTGCCGATTAATCTTCTGGTGTTAATCTCCATGAAAAAGAGACAACCAAAAATGACCGCCAATTGCGTTAAAGCCCAGGAGACAATTTGCGGCTGAGAAACGTATTTTCCGACGAAAGCATAGAAAGGTCGGCCCAGATAACGCAGTAATAATAATAATGCCCCGTGGTAAGCACCCCAAAAGATGAAATTCCAGGCCGCCCCGTGCCAAAAACCTGAAAGAGTAAAGGTAATGAATAGATAAAAAGGCGCCCAATTTTTATTGGAACCCATCAGGGGTAAAAATACATAATCCCGAAACCAAGTGCTAAGGGTAATATGCCAACGTCGCCAAAATTCGTTAATACTTTGGGATGTGTAGGGGGCTAAAAAGTTTAATTCTAATCTAACCCCGACAAAATAGGCTAAACCAACAGCAATAAAGCTATAACCGCCGAAGTCAAAATAGATTCTCAGGGTGAATAAAAAGGCCTCAAACCAGATATACCAAGCATTGTCGATCATCTTATCTAATTCGATGTAGGGCGCAATGTTATCGGCGAGGACAAATTTCATAAATAAACCGAGGGAAAGCCAACGCAAACCCTTCTCGAAGTTTTCTCCTGTAAATTTGAGGCGAAATCCCTCCATTTGTGGTAATAAATCCCGGCGACGCTCGATCGGACCTGCGACAATCTGGGGGAAAAAGGAGATAAAATTGACATAATCGAGGACGGCTAGGGGTTTCTTTTTCTTTTCCCGTAGGGAGTCCACCACGAAAGCCACCATCTGGAAGGTATAGAAGGATACCCCCGGCGGGATTTGGCTAGGCACGGGAATTGGGGAAAGTTCCTTCCAGTTAGGGGGGAGAGAAACGAACAATCCGATGATTTCCTGCACAAAAAAGCCGAAATACTTGAAGTAGGCGAGGACGAGAATATCGATGACGATAACGATAGTGGCTAGGAGATTCGCTTTCCAGCCGCTCATTTTCAGCACTAGCCAGACCATAATGTAGTTAAAGGCTAGGGAGACGATGAAAACGAGGAAACTGGTGCGACTGGCGTAATAAAACAGGATTAGGGACAGCGCCGCCAATCCGACTCCATCAAAAACACCTCGCCAGAGATTGAAGGACTTCGCCAGGTAGCGCGCCGTTAGGAAAGGAACGCTAAAAAGGATTAATATCCACCAAAATATAAAATCAGAGTAATTCAAGGCGTGTTAACTCCTGATGGTCTGTGTTACCTTGTTTGAGATGGGTTTCCTGACTTCTGATGCTCAGAGACGGGGGATTTTCTTGACAAGCCTATCAAACTTTGTCAGACTTGTCCATAAAATTACCTTCATCCATCCTAAAAAATCGAGGCTAGACAAGCAATGCTTTATCAAAAACTGTTAGATGCACATAAACGCTATCGACAATTTAAGACTTATCCCCATATTGCCGATCAATATTGGTCTAGTCAGTTGGCAGAGCATAATATTAATCCTAATTATGTGGCATATGATGCTAAATCTGGTCAACTTTTTTACAAACCCTTAGGGATCAGTTTAAGCAAAAATAAGCAGGATTTCCTCTTGGGTAGCAAAGTTTTTAACAAAGCTAACGCACTAAAAGCTCTGGCCGATTGTAAATTTTATATCGATGGGCAACAGGAATTAATTATCGATATCGATGGAGTTAAGTTAATTATCGAGACGGGACAGGATTTAGATATCGCCCATGAAATTTTCCTTTTAGGTGTATATAATTTCCTCTATGACAAGCCCTGTGTAGCGATCGATATTGGTATGAATACGGGTTTTGCTAGTCTCTTTTTTGCCAATCGAGCTAATGTGAAAGCTGTCTATAGTTACGAACCTTTTAAGGCTACCTACGACCAAGCTTTAAGAAATTTTGCCCTCAATCCTAATCTAGCGGAGAAGATTAAAGCTTTTGATTATGGAGTCGGCGCTCGTGATGAAATTATTCAAGTCGAATACGATTACACCGTGAAAGGTAGTGTTGGTATTTCTGGTATTGACAACCAATTAAAACCTTTTGCCTCGAAACAAACAGCTACAGCCGATTTAATTCTTAAACCTTTCACCGATGTGTTTAAAGGTATTACCTCTGATTATCCCGACATCGATATAGTTGCCAAGATTGATTGTGAAGGTTCCGAATACGAAATCCTCGATTCTTTAGCGGCAACTGGTCAATTGGGACAGATTAAAATTATCATGATGGAATGGCATAAAAAGGGTCCCGATGCTTTAGTTAAGCATCTGCAAGAATTCGGTTTTATCATCTTTTCCAGGATGCCTCGCAGTAAAAATGTTGGCACTTTGTACGCAATTAAACCCTAAAGTACAGAAGTGAGGTGATGGGGAGATAGGGAAATGGGGAAATGGGGAAATTTTAACTAATACCCCAAAACCCCAACACCTTCTAACTGATAACTGATAACTGATAACTGCTTTACTGTGCTTGACAATAGGTATTAAAAGCTTCGCCAGTTTCTTTTTCTAATTGGCCGGCTTTTCTTACCTTTTCCTGTGCTAATTTTGCTCCGTTTTTATTGCGAGTTTCGATAACTTGAATTATTTCACGAGTGGCAGTGGCATAATCTTCGTAAACTTGAGCGAAGGCGATTTTATATTTCTCTAGTTCGGTATCCTTCACTTCTAATTTTTTCATATTTTCTGCGGCCTGTTCGATTTTATCGGCGGCTAATAGCCAACTTTTTTGGTCAATTTCTCTCCCTTGACCGTTGGTTAAGGATTTGGTTTCTTGGGCCACTTCGTTGGCAATCCGATAGATTTTTTGACATTGAAACTGTTTACTATCAGCACAACTTGCTAAAAAAGTCAAGCCTATAAATGTTAAGATTATTTTGTTATTCATACCATTGTATTCGAGAGGATTCTAGGGAAGCTTATAACAGTAAACTATCAGCCTCTAGCAGTTTTTTACTGTTATCGACTGATAAGTAGGCGGGTGTTCAAAATTGTCAGATACCCCCCTTATCAAGGGGGGCAGGGGGGATCAAAGACAAAATCTATCTTCAATTTAATTGAAACCACTTACTTAGAACTGTTCAATCTTATAAGATTAAAGTTTAGCACTCGATCGCTGTTAAGCGTGTCTTTTTTGATGCCAATTCCAGGCGTGTTCAACTATTACCTTGAGATCGGCATATTGGGGATGCCAACCGAGAACCTGTTTAGCTTTATCACTACTGCCGATTAAAATGGGGGCATCGCCGGCCCTTCTGGGACTTTCGATGACGGGAATATCTAAACCAGTTACTGCTTGTGCTGTTTCAATCACTTCACGCACGGAAAAACCGTTACCATTGCCCAAATTAAACACATTACTTTCGCCCCCATTTAAGAGATATTCTAAGCCTAAAACGTGAGCTTGGGCTAAATCATTGACATGGATATAATCGCGAACAGCAGTGCCATCGGGAGTATCATAATCCGTGCCGAAAACTGACAGGTAATCCCGTTTTTTCAGGGCAGTTAATAAAGCCAGGGGAATTAAATGGGTTTCCGGTTGGTGATCTTCCCCTAATAAACCACTGGGGTCGGCTCCTGAGGCATTAAAATAACGGAAAGCCACCGATTTTAAACCGTAGGCCCGATCAAAATCCCGAAGAATTTGTTCCACCATTTCCTTACTGGCAGCGTAGGGACTGAGGGGATGATGGGGATGATTTTCCGTCATCGGAATTTCTTTCGGCATTCCATAAATAGCACAGGTAGAAGAAAAAACAAATTTCTTCACATCGGCGGCGATCATCGCTTGCAAAAGAGTCAGACTACCACTAACATTATTTTGATAGTAAATAGCCGGTTCTTGTACCGATTCCCCCACGGCAATAAAAGCGGCAAAGTGCATGACGGCGGCAATATCACGACTGGCAAATAAATTATCCAGCAGCGATCGATCCCTAGTATCACCGACAATTAACTCAACTTTTAATATATCCTTAACGATTTCGGCGTGACCGTAGGATAAATTATCGAGTACGATGACGGAATAACCGGCATTTTTAAGCGCTAGAACCGCATGGGAACCAATATAACCCGCACCGCCAGTAACGAGAATGGTAGGTTTAACTTGAGACACGCGATCATACCTATTTGAGATTGACTTGTCTATAACTTTATACCCTAATTTTGCTTTTAAGTAAGTGGTTATAATTAAATTGAAGATAGATTTTGTCTTTGATCCCCCCTGCCCCCCTTAATAAGGGGGGTGCCGATCCCCCCTGCCCCCCTTGATAAGGGGGGTGCCGATAGGCGGGGGGATCTGACAATTTTTAACACCTACCTACTTAGTTGACCATCATGTTAAGTCCCCTCGATCTATCTCTTTCCCTTGACAAAGAAACTTATCAATCACAAATTAAAGATTTAATGGAACAACTGCGATCGCTACAGAAGTCCTGTTGGGAATGTAAATTACCCGTGGTGGTGGTTTTGGAAGGTTGGGCGGCGGCAGGCAAGGGAACTTTAGTCAAAAAAATGGTTAACTATATGGATCCTCGCGGTTTTACCGTCCATCCAATTTTAACCCCTTCCCCCCAAGAGGAAAGTTACCCGTTTTTGTGGCGATTTTGGCAAAAACTGCCAGCAAAAGGTAGTATCGGCATTTTTTATCACAGTTGGTACACCCATCTACTAGAGGATCGACTCTTAAACAAATTGCCCTCCTCCCAGATTCCCCTGGTCATGCGCGATATCAACACCTTTGAGCGACAATTATCTGATGATCGGGTCGCAATCGCTAAATTCTGGATTCACCTCAGTCAAAAGGAATTAAAGTCACGCATCAAAGAATACGCCGAAAATGAACTAGAATCTTGGCGCGTGCGTCCGGAAGATTGGCAACAGGCCAAACGTTATGATGAGTATGCCAGTTTAGCCGAGGAAATGATTACCTACACTAGCACGGGGGCCGCCCCTTGGACATTGGTGGAGGGCAACTGTCAACGTTGGGCCCGGGTAAAAGTTCTCTCCCAATTAGTCGGTACGATCGCTCAAGCTTTGGATCAGCGCCAATTACCGATCGAACCCCCTGTCAATCTACCACCCCAAGCGCAATTACTGCCCACGGAACCCGATTATCTAGGGAGAGTGGACTTGAGTGCCAAATTGGAAAAAGAAGACTATAAAATCCGTTTGCGTGAGGCACAGGTAGAATTAAGAAAACTGCAATTAAAGATTTTTCAGGCAAATATCCCCGTTTTAGTCCTCTTTGAAGGGTGGGATGCCGCCGGCAAGGGAGGTGCGATCAAACGCTTAACCGATACCCTCGATCCTCGCAGTTATCAAGTGATTGCCTTTGCTGCCCCGACGGAGGAAGAACATCGCTATCATTATCTCTGGCGCTTCTGGCGGAAATTGCCCGCAGCCAAAACTATCGGTATATTCGATCGCAGTTGGTATGGACGGATTTTGGTGGAGAGAGTGGAAGGATTCGCTAAAGATATGGATTGGCGACGGGCATATCAAGAAATTAACGAATTTGAGGCCCAATTAACCCATTCAGGCTGTGTTTTAGTCAAATTCTGGTTACATATTAGCCCCGAAGAACAGTTAAATCGCTTCAACGAGCGCCAAAATAACCCCTATCGTCAACATAAACTCACCGATGAAGATTGGCGCAATCGAGAAAAACAGCCCCTCTACCATGTGGCAGTTAATCACATGGTAGCCCGTACTAGCACCCCCGTCGCCCCCTGGACGATTGTAGCGGCAAATGATAAGTATTTCGCCCGCGTTAAAGTCATAGAAACAGTAATTGCCGCTATTGAAACCGGTTTGAAACAACGGGGATAGGGTAGATAGGGGTATGGGGATTTTTTCGATTCACCCTCCCTTAACCCTGATTTGCTGAGAAGCAGAGTCGAGAACTTCATTGAACGTTTTCAATATCCACCAGAGGAGAAACAATCATGAATCTCAATGAGTTGCCGGGGGCCGAGATCATCTTACCCGGACTGAGGGATCTTCACAATGGTGAGTCTAATACCATTGGGGCGTTGCTAGTTGCGATCGCAGCGACGCGCCTAACCGAAGTCGGTTTCGATATCCCTAAAAATCACCTAGCTGCAGAGCCAGAGCTAACCTTGTATGCCTATCTCCAAGAGGAACGGGATGATGCTTATTCTTACTATAATGCTTTGCTGAATCGCCTCAATAGCTTTTGCAATGCACTCGAACTCGCTTATAAAATATGATGACAATTTCCCCCAGTTTAATTTCTCCCGATCTCAGTTTGGCCGATATTCCCCTAGAGGAAACCCTCTCTTTAGGAGTGATGGCTTCTGGTAGTGGTTCCAATTTTGCTGTTTTGGCGGCAGCGATCGCAAAAAAACAGCTAAATGCCCGAATTCCTGTTCTCATCTACAATAATCCCGATGCCAAGGTAAAAGAAAGAGCCGATGACTACAATATCCCTGCGGTTTTCCTCGATCATCGTCAATTTAAACCCAGAGAAGAACTCGATCGAGCAATAGTAGAAACTTTCCAAGAATACGGGGTAAAATGGGTAATTATGGCGGGCTGGATGCGAATTGTCACCCCGGTTTTACTAGATGCTTTTCCCGATCGCGTGATCAATATCCATCCTAGTTTACTACCCAGTTTTAAGGGTGTGCGCGCCGTGGAACAAGCTTTAGCTGCGGGGGTAAAAGTGACCGGATGTACTGTGCATATCGCTCGCGCGGAGGTAGATAGTGGCCCAATTTTAATGCAAGCAGTGGTTCCCATTCTCCCCGATGATACCGCGGTCAGTCTCCACGAACGCATTCAAGTGCAAGAACATCGCATTTTCCCGGTAGCGATCGCTTTAGCGGCGAAATTGAGCCTATAGAGATCGATTTCTGGACTTTCTTGGCGAGAATACCGGCAAAAAAACGAAAATTCAACGCAAATCGTTAAATAAGTAGGTAGGCGTTAAAAATTATCAGACACCACCCTTATTAAGGTAGGGTTGATTCATGAATCAACCCTACTATGAATCAACCCTACTATGAATCAACCCTAGTACTAAGGGGGGATCGAACCTAAAATCCATTTTTAATTTAAGTACCTAAGCAAAATTAATTACACATATCTAAACACCTCTTGCCTCTTGCCTCTTGCCTCTTGCCTATCTTCACTAGGAAATTAATTTTGCACGACTACTTAATTATAACCAGCTACTTATCACTCCTTCGTAAATTTCCTGAAAACTGAGATCGAAATTTACAGAAGTTAAAGATAAACTGGCATTTTCGCCCTCGTATTCCGTTAATAACCATTTATTTTCTTGAGTTTTGTTATACTGCATGATATATGGACGACTTTGAATAATGAGAATATATTCTTGAAATTCCGGCAGCGAACGATAATAGAGAAATTTATCGCCCTGGTCATAATTTTGAGTTGATTTTGAGAGGACTTCTACTATTAATCTGGGATTGGTAATAGTTGTCTTGCCAGTTTCATAATAAATCGGTTCTCCCTCAATTAGCATCACATCGGGATAGGTTGCTTGACGATATTGCGCTATCCATAATTTAACGTCACCGATAAATATTTTATAGTTGGACTGTGGCAACTTTAGGCGTAAATAAAAGTAAAAATTACCTGCAATTTTATTATGATCGGTAGTGCCTCCCGTCATCGGTACGATTTCCCCATCTTGATACTCATTTTTATAGGCTGCCGTTTCCTCTAGTTCTAAATATTCGGCAAAGCTATAGGTACTTTTATCTGTGGCTATGGTCATAATTGATTGATTCTTTGGTTAACTTAAGCTGATTAAAACAACCGGTTTAATCATTGATTATATTAAAAGTAACTCCTTCATAAATTTCCTGAAAACTGAGATCAAAATTGACAGAAGTTAAAGATAAACGGGCATTTTCGCCCTCGTATTCCGTTAATAACCATTTATTTTCCTCAGTTTTATTATACTGCATGACATAGGGACGACTTTGACTGATCAGAATATATTCTTGAAATTCCGGCAGCGAACGATAATAAAGAAATTTATCGCCCTGGTCATAATTTTGAGTTGATTTTGAGAGGACTTCTACTATTAATCTGGGATTGGTAACAGTTGTCTTACCAGTTTCATAATAAATCGGTTCTCCCTCAATTAACATCACATCGGGATAGGTTGCCTGACGATATTGCGCTATCCATAATTTCACATCACCGATAAAAATATTATATTTCTGTCCTTTGAGGGCAAATTTTAAATAAGCGGCAAAATTGAGAGCAATTTTATTATGATCGGTAGTGCCTCCTGTCATCGGTACGATTTCCCCGTCTTGATACTCATTTTTATAGGCTGCCGTTTCCTCTAGTTGTAAATATTCGGCAAAGCTATAGGTACTTTTATCTGTTGCTATCGTCATAATTTATTGATTGGCTCCCTCAATTGATTATAGCAATTATTATACTGGTGAGATGCAAAAGAATTACCATAAATTAGCTATGTTTAGCCGAACAAAAGATAAGCTAAGACGCATTTTAACCGCTTATCCTTAGATTAGCTGAATCTCCCGCCCCTTGCCTCTTGCCTCTTGCCTCTTGCCTTTCTTCACTAGGAAATTTATTTTGCACGACTACTTAACAGCTATTTTAATAGGACTCTTGAAAATTTTTAGCCGGCAACTAAACAGGAATTTGATCTCTCCCAAATGTGGGACAATTGACAAAGAACTAAGAATTGTAGAATCCCCCCATCATGACCTCGGAACTATCGAAGCAATACGATCCCAAGATCACAGAAACGAAATGGCAGCAATATTGGGAAAATCAAGAAATATTTACAGCAAACCCCGAAAAAGGCGGCGAAACCTACTGTATAGTCATCCCCCCTCCCAATGTTACCGGTAGTCTCCACATGGGTCACGCTTTCGAGAGTTCCCTAATTGATACACTTGTTCGCTACAAGCGCATGACCGGCAAAAATACCCTCTGGCTGCCAGGTACGGATCACGCTAGTATTGCAGTACAAGCTATACTCGATCGCCAATTAAAAGCCGAAAAAACCGACCGTTACCAACTAGGAAGGGAAAAATTCCTCGAACGCGCTTGGCAATGGAAAGAGGAGTCCGGTAGTACCATTGTTAATCAACTGCGACGCTTGGGGGTATCCGTGGATTGGACGCGGGAACGTTTCACTATGGATGAGGGACTTTCCCATGCTGTCCGTACTGCTTTTATCAAACTCTATGAGGACGGATTAATCTATCGCGGTCAATACTTAGTCAACTGGTGTCCCGAATCCCGGTCGGCGGTTTCCGATTTAGAGGTAGAAAACAAGGACATTGAGGGAAATCTCTGGTATTTTCGCTATCCTCTTAGCGATGGTAGCGGTTATCTTCAAGTAGCCACCACAAGGCCCGAAACCATGCTCGGTGATACTGGTGTAGCTGTCAACCCGCAAGACCCTCGTTATCGCCATTTAATCGGCAAAACCGTCACTTTACCGATAATGGGGCGAGAAATCCCCATTATTGCCGATGAATTGGTGGATCCCGAATTCGGTACCGGTTGCGTCAAAGTTACGCCGGCCCACGATCCCAAGGATTTTGAGATGGGTAAACGCCATAATTTAGCCTTTATTAATATCATGAATTTAGACGGCAGTTTAAACGAAAATGCCGGAATATTCGTAGGTCAAGATCGTTTTGTTGCCCGCAAAAATGTCGTTAAAAAACTCGATGAAGACGGCTTTTTAGTTAAAATTGAAGCCTATCGCCATAGCGTCCCCTATAGCGATCGAGGTAAAGTTCCCGTGGAACCCCTTTTATCTACCCAATGGTTCGTTAAAATCGAACCTTTGGCCACAAAAGCTTTAACCTGTTTAGATCAGGAAAACTCGCCCCGTTTTGTGCCAGAAAGATGGACAAAAGTTTATCGCGATTGGTTAGTTAAACTAAAAGATTGGTGTATTTCTCGACAACTGT is a genomic window containing:
- a CDS encoding toxin-antitoxin system protein, with amino-acid sequence MLALTQLATIALDKLREKSMPELKISISEAAHKTLLALVDSSGDTLPTVLDKAIENYRRYVFLVQANEAFAALRKNETLWQEEISERQTWEQTLADGVEG
- a CDS encoding NAD(P)/FAD-dependent oxidoreductase yields the protein MNKPITKICILGGGFGGLYTALDLSRLTAVKSGQWQITLVEPKDHFLFTPLLYELITGELQRWEIAPSYRQLLTGTKVNLKTQKASNIDLNNHRVYLENEEVIDYDYLVLAVGVRNRWPAIPGLADYGLTFRSLEDVEKLQTAIHDLETQGKSSINLAIIGGGPNGVELACKVADGLGKKGKVHLVEKNEEILQNFPKSVRVASYRSLLAKNVSLYLNTGLKEVAANSITVFKDNTNEVIPIDLLLWTAGTQAQDWINNLDCQKTAQGKLLTRSSLQLIDYPEVFALGDLAEIYPSKQVVPATAQAAYQAASVVAKNISAVIRKKSLKPYYYLHLGDMLTLGKQSALVSSFGINITGRLADIMRRFVYILRLPSKRHQLKVFRHWAKKILLRLRYSQVLSNTKSVEYRLHIRRGKRQKGE
- a CDS encoding MBOAT family O-acyltransferase; the encoded protein is MNYSDFIFWWILILFSVPFLTARYLAKSFNLWRGVFDGVGLAALSLILFYYASRTSFLVFIVSLAFNYIMVWLVLKMSGWKANLLATIVIVIDILVLAYFKYFGFFVQEIIGLFVSLPPNWKELSPIPVPSQIPPGVSFYTFQMVAFVVDSLREKKKKPLAVLDYVNFISFFPQIVAGPIERRRDLLPQMEGFRLKFTGENFEKGLRWLSLGLFMKFVLADNIAPYIELDKMIDNAWYIWFEAFLFTLRIYFDFGGYSFIAVGLAYFVGVRLELNFLAPYTSQSINEFWRRWHITLSTWFRDYVFLPLMGSNKNWAPFYLFITFTLSGFWHGAAWNFIFWGAYHGALLLLLRYLGRPFYAFVGKYVSQPQIVSWALTQLAVIFGCLFFMEINTRRLIGKMLVIANPFNYSLANIGEIFSSYSLNQGAVLSVALVLGIIVLILEHLAIAQKKFEYELLLSPWLSKILLGLTILLASTNTGDFIYFEF
- a CDS encoding FkbM family methyltransferase translates to MLYQKLLDAHKRYRQFKTYPHIADQYWSSQLAEHNINPNYVAYDAKSGQLFYKPLGISLSKNKQDFLLGSKVFNKANALKALADCKFYIDGQQELIIDIDGVKLIIETGQDLDIAHEIFLLGVYNFLYDKPCVAIDIGMNTGFASLFFANRANVKAVYSYEPFKATYDQALRNFALNPNLAEKIKAFDYGVGARDEIIQVEYDYTVKGSVGISGIDNQLKPFASKQTATADLILKPFTDVFKGITSDYPDIDIVAKIDCEGSEYEILDSLAATGQLGQIKIIMMEWHKKGPDALVKHLQEFGFIIFSRMPRSKNVGTLYAIKP
- the galE gene encoding UDP-glucose 4-epimerase GalE gives rise to the protein MSQVKPTILVTGGAGYIGSHAVLALKNAGYSVIVLDNLSYGHAEIVKDILKVELIVGDTRDRSLLDNLFASRDIAAVMHFAAFIAVGESVQEPAIYYQNNVSGSLTLLQAMIAADVKKFVFSSTCAIYGMPKEIPMTENHPHHPLSPYAASKEMVEQILRDFDRAYGLKSVAFRYFNASGADPSGLLGEDHQPETHLIPLALLTALKKRDYLSVFGTDYDTPDGTAVRDYIHVNDLAQAHVLGLEYLLNGGESNVFNLGNGNGFSVREVIETAQAVTGLDIPVIESPRRAGDAPILIGSSDKAKQVLGWHPQYADLKVIVEHAWNWHQKRHA
- the pap gene encoding polyphosphate:AMP phosphotransferase; translated protein: MLSPLDLSLSLDKETYQSQIKDLMEQLRSLQKSCWECKLPVVVVLEGWAAAGKGTLVKKMVNYMDPRGFTVHPILTPSPQEESYPFLWRFWQKLPAKGSIGIFYHSWYTHLLEDRLLNKLPSSQIPLVMRDINTFERQLSDDRVAIAKFWIHLSQKELKSRIKEYAENELESWRVRPEDWQQAKRYDEYASLAEEMITYTSTGAAPWTLVEGNCQRWARVKVLSQLVGTIAQALDQRQLPIEPPVNLPPQAQLLPTEPDYLGRVDLSAKLEKEDYKIRLREAQVELRKLQLKIFQANIPVLVLFEGWDAAGKGGAIKRLTDTLDPRSYQVIAFAAPTEEEHRYHYLWRFWRKLPAAKTIGIFDRSWYGRILVERVEGFAKDMDWRRAYQEINEFEAQLTHSGCVLVKFWLHISPEEQLNRFNERQNNPYRQHKLTDEDWRNREKQPLYHVAVNHMVARTSTPVAPWTIVAANDKYFARVKVIETVIAAIETGLKQRG
- the purN gene encoding phosphoribosylglycinamide formyltransferase, giving the protein MMTISPSLISPDLSLADIPLEETLSLGVMASGSGSNFAVLAAAIAKKQLNARIPVLIYNNPDAKVKERADDYNIPAVFLDHRQFKPREELDRAIVETFQEYGVKWVIMAGWMRIVTPVLLDAFPDRVINIHPSLLPSFKGVRAVEQALAAGVKVTGCTVHIARAEVDSGPILMQAVVPILPDDTAVSLHERIQVQEHRIFPVAIALAAKLSL
- a CDS encoding Uma2 family endonuclease; amino-acid sequence: MTIATDKSTYSFAEYLELEETAAYKNEYQDGEIVPMTGGTTDHNKIAGNFYFYLRLKLPQSNYKIFIGDVKLWIAQYRQATYPDVMLIEGEPIYYETGKTTITNPRLIVEVLSKSTQNYDQGDKFLYYRSLPEFQEYILIIQSRPYIMQYNKTQENKWLLTEYEGENASLSLTSVNFDLSFQEIYEGVISSWL